The genomic stretch AGACGAATTGGGCGGGTGTGGGTGGGGAGAAAGGGTTATGGGTTTATGGAGGGTGGTTGCGGGGAGATGGGATGGGgtctatttcattttttttttttttttttgagaaaattcaggtttaaaaaaaaaaaaaaaaaatttgtttgccACGTGGTAGACATTTGGTAGCCACGtgacatatatgtggcagccacgtcagcatttaacagatcaatagatggaaaatgtaacggaggtattattttgaaataaaatagtacttaaggtgtgaaagtgaaatgttttaaagatgttgtcaggaattgaaatagacccccaaatctgaggtatgaaagtgtaatttacccttaattttttgtaagtgtcaatatgcatttatttacaagatatacaagaaatttaccgaaatccgcctaggcgctagctcgccgcccaactagcgcctagcgttttttagaaccttgtatAAAACTAGTCCGAAACTCACTCATCAACTATAAAAGTCAATTCAAATGATGAGAGGAGATCATTCGAAGCATTTTTAGCACTCACCTTCACTGAAAACGATAAGATCCACGTCGGGAAATCTCCACTGTGATGGAGCTCCATGATCAGAGAGTTATGTTGTTCGAATTTATAGGGCTAAACCTAGGGCCTAGGCTAGGTTTCAAGTGAGAGGATAACGTGGAAGTGGTGGTTCGGTCGTCATCCTCCATGGAAAATGGCCGTGGTTATCTAGGCATGTACCATGTTTACAGAGATGAGAAAGGCACAACAAAGAGGTTGAGGGAGAGAGATGTAGGACAAGAGACAGAGATGGACAAATATGGATGGTCTGGTGTGGTTTAGTAGTTCTTATGGAGTTCGCCCGAGAATACAGCGAGTGCTAGTGGTGCTCATTGCTCTTGTTTACACAAAGGGCAAGAAAGTTTGAGATGAGAGCTAAAGTGAGGTGAAAGAGAGGAGAGATCAAGTGAGATAGACAGGGAGGGTTTAAGGGAGTCCCAAAAATGTAAGGGAGGAACTACCACGTGGAAGTAAGGGAAGAAAGTGGGGTACAGGTCCCACcagataaaattttaaaagtaaaaaaataaaaatatgatatgtaatagaaaatatttgaaattatgaatttactaaaatgcccttgaaCTTTGTAAGTCTGTAGAATCTCCAACGTAACTCCAAATTTGATTCCGCTTACGCCTATACATTCATAGCGATGAGTCGTATAAGGATACGCTAAAAGAATGCTTCGTACATCTCACTATATgttggtcaacgaaagtcaacatcCTCGTCTTTACGGGCATATTCGCCAATTCACCTTTttcaaatcaataaaattataaaattaggAAAGAGTTGTTACAAGATATAATTTCCATTCATGTGTTTATTAACggcaaaaaaaaataagtacGATTTCTCATTTGCGTGTTTACgaacaactaaaaaaaaatttaaaaattaagtgGATCAATGAGAAAAACACTGAACGCGCTGTGACCAACTGTAGAGTTTGGGTCCGAGTCCAAGCACCGACTAATGGACATTTGACCAAAACCCCAGCACCAGCAGAGCTCAAAACAGCTGGGCAATCTTCTGCCGACTTAAATACAAACTATACTTCggtcaaaaaaacaaaaattacaaactaTACAAATGGCGACTGGACCCACACCCCATTCCTACCACCCAATCCACACCCCCCACCTGTCTCCTTTATACAATTTTTAATCATTCGATTCAACGTTCAACATTCAAATTCGTAACATTACAATAATAGTCCCGCTCCGCCTTTGAGTTTTGACCCCGCGTATGCGTATACAAATATATAAGCTCATCAAATTCCCACATTCCTCACAACCAAAACAACACAAATACTCAAAGCAAATTCTCAtacatttgtgattttttcaTTAATTCGAAGCAACAAACAATGATCATTTCTTGGAGAAGAAGGAAGGCCGGCCGTAAGACCGAAAACAAGAAGCAATTTTGTAATTTGGACATGGACGTGGAGGAGATCGCGATTCCGACGCATTTCCGGTGCCCGATTTCCCTCGACTTGATGAAAGATCCGGTGACACTTCCGACAGGAATGACGTACGACAGGTCGAGCATCGAGAAGTGGATCGAGACTGGCAACAGTACGTGTCCGGTGACTAATCAGGAACTCATGAGTTTTGACCAGATTCCGAACCATGCACTACGTCGGATGATCCAAGATTGGTGCGTGGAGAATAGGTCTTATGGTATCGAGCGGATTCCAACGCCGCGGATCCCTGTGATTCCCTACGAGGTTTCGAGGATTCGCGAGAGAGTCATGGGAGCAGCGCGGCGTTTGGATGAGAAGAAGTGTCGAGAACTGGTGGGGAAGATTAAAGCGTGGGGCAAGGAAAGCGAGAGGAACAAGAAGTGCATGGCGGAGAACGGAATTGGCGGCTGCTTATCAGCCGTGTTCGAGTCCTTTGCCAGCAGTTCAGCGGACGAATATGTTGAGATATTGGTGGAAATTTTAACTGTGCTACCGTGGATGTTTCCATTGGGTGAAGAAGACCAATCGAAGCTTGGATCTTCAGTGTGTTTGCGATCTTTCATGTCGTTTCTAGAGGGCAAAGATCTAACAGCACGGCAAAACACGGTTTTGGTACTTAGAAAGTTGTTTTCTTTGGATCAAAAGTATGTGGATGCTTTCGGGAAGATTGAAGGAGGCGTTGAAGCGATTTTTGGGATCATTGGAGAGCCTATTTGTCCTCAAGTGACTAAGGCTGCTCTGGCTTGTGTTCTTTTCATGATTTCATCACTGCCATCCGCAGAAACCAGTGATAAATACAGATCAAGATTTGTGGAATTGGGTTTGGTTTCTTTGCTACTAGAAACTCTTGTTGACGCAGAGAAAAGCGTTTCAGAGACAGctttgggggttttggatggtcTCTGTGATTGCAAACAAGGGAGAGAAGAGGCCCTCGAGAATGCTCTCACAATGCCTCTTTTGGTGAAGAAGATTTTGAGGATTTCGGAGTTGGGGACGGAGTTTTCGGTGTCTATAATCTGGAAGCTGTGCACCATTGAAACCCAGGAAAGCTTTTTGATTGAGGCGCTTCAAGTGGGCGCGTTTCAGAAGCTCTTGGTGCTCTTGCAGGTCGGGGTTTGTAATGGAATGAAGGACAAGGTTACTGATCTGCTGAAATTGTTCAATCTGCACATGAGTAAATTGGACT from Pyrus communis chromosome 7, drPyrComm1.1, whole genome shotgun sequence encodes the following:
- the LOC137741034 gene encoding U-box domain-containing protein 21-like — its product is MIISWRRRKAGRKTENKKQFCNLDMDVEEIAIPTHFRCPISLDLMKDPVTLPTGMTYDRSSIEKWIETGNSTCPVTNQELMSFDQIPNHALRRMIQDWCVENRSYGIERIPTPRIPVIPYEVSRIRERVMGAARRLDEKKCRELVGKIKAWGKESERNKKCMAENGIGGCLSAVFESFASSSADEYVEILVEILTVLPWMFPLGEEDQSKLGSSVCLRSFMSFLEGKDLTARQNTVLVLRKLFSLDQKYVDAFGKIEGGVEAIFGIIGEPICPQVTKAALACVLFMISSLPSAETSDKYRSRFVELGLVSLLLETLVDAEKSVSETALGVLDGLCDCKQGREEALENALTMPLLVKKILRISELGTEFSVSIIWKLCTIETQESFLIEALQVGAFQKLLVLLQVGVCNGMKDKVTDLLKLFNLHMSKLDCVDSSMNFKYLKRSSLS